In Salinisphaera sp. LB1, one genomic interval encodes:
- a CDS encoding TonB-dependent receptor, which produces MRISYYFHQGVIAAVILAAGTAAAQAGTTHGAPSANLDVYRLGYTATHFYRHEHSFDSQKGWINGVDLQKLYIGNHFYYDSDLGYSAGSAHYDGGVQYVNPNTGQLDSQPYSTSIDEKLLTSHVDMGPVFHLAGGRDAIVPFVGIGVRYHYDHTGTGRVTVPGLGSGPVAASRDDRLQAQARFGAMDRFAITRRLGLELKGLATYNFYGTLSNKRSSGKYKGHDWGYVGSATADYQLTHLLGIYARASYTKVHTSRIQLSQTSYEPSASSGVTRLTVGAQAHF; this is translated from the coding sequence ATGAGGATTTCCTATTATTTTCACCAGGGCGTGATCGCTGCCGTCATTCTGGCCGCGGGCACCGCCGCTGCGCAGGCCGGCACCACGCATGGCGCACCGTCGGCGAATCTCGACGTCTATCGGCTCGGCTATACCGCGACGCACTTTTATCGCCACGAGCATAGCTTCGATAGCCAGAAGGGCTGGATCAACGGGGTTGACCTCCAGAAGCTGTATATCGGCAACCATTTTTATTACGACAGCGATCTCGGTTACAGCGCCGGTAGCGCCCACTACGACGGCGGCGTTCAGTATGTGAACCCGAATACCGGCCAGCTCGACTCGCAGCCGTATTCGACCTCGATCGACGAAAAACTGCTGACGAGCCACGTCGACATGGGCCCGGTGTTTCACCTGGCAGGTGGCCGGGATGCGATCGTGCCGTTCGTCGGTATCGGTGTGCGCTACCACTACGATCACACGGGTACCGGGCGCGTGACGGTGCCGGGCCTCGGCTCGGGTCCGGTAGCGGCCAGCCGTGACGACCGGCTACAGGCGCAGGCGCGTTTCGGTGCGATGGACCGTTTCGCGATCACCCGCAGACTCGGCCTGGAACTGAAGGGACTGGCCACCTACAACTTCTACGGCACGCTCTCCAACAAGCGGTCTTCCGGAAAATACAAGGGCCACGACTGGGGCTATGTTGGCTCGGCCACCGCCGATTATCAGCTTACCCACCTGCTGGGCATCTACGCGCGTGCCAGTTACACCAAGGTGCACACCTCGCGTATCCAGCTGTCGCAGACATCCTACGAGCCCTCGGCCAGCAGTGGCGTCACTCGCCTGACGGTAGGCGCCCAGGCGCACTTCTAG
- a CDS encoding TRAP transporter substrate-binding protein: MKIITFARHAAVYAGLIGGVLAAGAASAASNSSSDSLHFLPIPKVTGSPVKIKSNQQFTIKFGIGLAKESAQYQGVEYFKKIVEQRSGGHIKVNIFPSAQLGGDLQMTSALQSGTLEMTQPSTSPLIKMQPKLAVFDLPFLFSSAKQAHQVLDGPVGQKLLKQLSDQNNGLVALAWAQNGFRQLTDSKGAISKPSQLKGLKIRTMQSPVQLDIWKTLGANPTPMSFAELFTALDQGTVDAQENPWITILTSKFYEVQSNATDTRHVYTPFITLMSQRFYQRLPKPYQKLVKTAAVQAGHYERRAAVNIAHQAKQDLQKKGLKITELTKAQRAAFRNKAMPVYQDFKGQIGEPLFDNVMKATGHTQAIAGNSQ; encoded by the coding sequence ATGAAAATCATAACGTTCGCCCGGCATGCCGCCGTATACGCTGGCCTGATAGGTGGTGTGCTCGCCGCCGGTGCTGCCAGCGCTGCCTCCAACAGCAGCAGCGATTCGCTGCATTTCCTGCCGATACCGAAAGTCACCGGCAGCCCGGTCAAGATCAAAAGCAATCAACAGTTCACGATCAAGTTCGGCATCGGCCTGGCCAAGGAAAGCGCGCAGTACCAGGGCGTGGAGTATTTCAAGAAGATCGTGGAACAGCGTAGTGGTGGCCATATCAAGGTCAACATCTTTCCGAGCGCCCAGCTCGGCGGCGATCTGCAGATGACCAGCGCGCTACAGTCCGGCACCCTCGAAATGACGCAGCCCTCGACCTCGCCGCTGATCAAGATGCAGCCGAAGCTGGCGGTGTTCGATCTGCCGTTTCTTTTCTCCTCGGCCAAGCAGGCCCATCAAGTGCTCGACGGGCCGGTCGGCCAGAAACTGCTCAAGCAGCTCAGCGACCAGAACAATGGACTGGTCGCGCTCGCCTGGGCACAGAACGGTTTCCGGCAGTTGACCGACAGCAAGGGCGCGATCTCCAAGCCATCCCAGCTCAAGGGGCTGAAGATCCGGACGATGCAGAGCCCGGTGCAGCTCGATATCTGGAAGACGCTGGGCGCCAATCCGACACCGATGTCGTTCGCCGAACTGTTCACGGCCCTGGACCAGGGCACGGTGGACGCGCAGGAGAACCCCTGGATCACGATCCTGACCTCGAAGTTCTATGAAGTGCAGTCGAACGCAACCGATACGCGTCACGTTTACACGCCGTTCATTACACTGATGTCGCAGCGCTTCTACCAGCGGCTGCCGAAGCCATACCAGAAGCTGGTCAAGACCGCGGCCGTCCAGGCCGGCCACTACGAGCGTCGGGCCGCAGTGAACATCGCCCATCAGGCGAAACAGGACCTGCAAAAGAAAGGCCTGAAGATCACGGAACTCACCAAGGCGCAACGCGCGGCCTTCCGCAACAAGGCGATGCCGGTCTATCAGGACTTCAAGGGCCAGATCGGCGAGCCGCTGTTCGACAACGTCATGAAAGCCACCGGCCATACGCAGGCTATTGCCGGCAACAGCCAGTAG
- a CDS encoding transposase has translation MKAARLDQLLAVNGPLNAVDALKRTAPTTVQYPGDHRRHGAMFGSMGRVVANATGLALMKRFVTMLQQHRAGLCNYADHLITAARLVGDMSLGLI, from the coding sequence TTGAAGGCCGCGCGGCTTGATCAGTTGCTCGCTGTCAATGGCCCGCTCAACGCGGTCGATGCCTTGAAAAGAACAGCGCCGACAACTGTGCAATACCCCGGCGATCATCGCCGTCACGGGGCAATGTTTGGATCAATGGGGCGAGTTGTGGCCAATGCCACGGGCCTGGCCCTCATGAAACGCTTCGTGACGATGCTGCAGCAGCATCGCGCCGGCCTCTGCAACTATGCCGACCATCTCATCACAGCCGCCCGGCTCGTCGGAGACATGTCACTTGGCCTGATTTGA
- a CDS encoding MOSC domain-containing protein, which yields MPTLSALYRYPIKSTAGEALDRATVTEEGLLRDRRFMLARPDGSFVTARRYAGLQRVFARFDGEQLFVMHDDHPAVSESRHAFARQPFQTGVWGDEFPALTTTLRLDAWFSRIVDEPVHLLWLGDRSNRHRDSIGVRVSFADGYPLLLTAEASLADVNARTDGSHVMAQFRPNVVVADSAAFAEDGWQRIRIGDVVFRVDKPCGRCVMITVDPATGERRPDGEPLRTLGRYRRQGKDVCFGQNLVAENSGELRVGQGVEILE from the coding sequence GTGCCCACGCTTTCCGCCTTGTACCGCTACCCGATCAAATCCACCGCCGGCGAGGCGCTGGACCGCGCGACGGTGACCGAGGAAGGCTTGTTGCGTGACCGCCGCTTCATGCTCGCCCGGCCCGACGGCAGCTTCGTCACGGCCCGTCGCTACGCCGGCCTGCAGCGGGTATTCGCCCGCTTCGACGGCGAGCAGCTGTTCGTGATGCACGATGACCATCCGGCCGTCAGCGAGTCGCGGCATGCCTTCGCGCGGCAGCCGTTCCAGACCGGGGTCTGGGGCGACGAATTTCCGGCGCTGACCACGACCCTGCGCCTCGATGCCTGGTTCAGCCGCATCGTCGACGAGCCCGTGCATCTGCTCTGGCTCGGTGATCGATCGAATCGTCACCGCGACTCGATCGGTGTCCGTGTGAGTTTTGCCGACGGTTACCCACTGCTGCTCACCGCCGAGGCGTCGCTTGCCGACGTCAACGCGCGTACCGACGGCAGCCACGTCATGGCGCAGTTCCGGCCCAATGTTGTCGTCGCCGACAGCGCGGCCTTCGCCGAGGACGGCTGGCAACGCATTCGTATCGGCGATGTCGTGTTCCGGGTGGACAAGCCTTGCGGGCGTTGCGTGATGATCACGGTGGATCCCGCCACCGGCGAGCGCCGGCCCGACGGCGAACCACTGCGCACCCTCGGCCGGTATCGCAGGCAGGGCAAGGATGTCTGTTTCGGCCAGAATCTCGTCGCCGAGAACAGTGGCGAGCTGCGGGTCGGACAGGGGGTCGAGATTCTCGAGTGA
- a CDS encoding transposase → MDEAARVMGNNYLTIVYDLSSGDLVWVAEGRSASGLTAFFGPLDEPVAQGIEAVAVDMWAPFVQAVIKGLPQAAIVSDRFQAMQQYSKVIDTVRRAEFKRSAADEKYGLTGSR, encoded by the coding sequence GTGGACGAGGCCGCCCGCGTCATGGGTAACAATTATCTGACGATCGTATATGACCTGAGCTCGGGCGATCTGGTGTGGGTTGCCGAAGGGCGTAGCGCATCCGGCCTGACGGCGTTTTTCGGTCCGCTCGATGAGCCCGTAGCTCAAGGCATCGAGGCCGTGGCCGTGGATATGTGGGCGCCGTTCGTTCAAGCAGTGATCAAGGGGTTGCCCCAAGCCGCAATCGTGTCCGACCGCTTCCAGGCTATGCAACAGTATTCGAAGGTCATCGATACCGTCCGCCGAGCCGAGTTCAAACGATCAGCCGCTGACGAGAAGTACGGTTTGACCGGCAGCCGGTAG
- a CDS encoding TRAP transporter large permease yields MLMLGMLFGLLALLAIGVPVAIGLASVSIYLMFHYGYALSPIIQQSVNGLDSFPLLAIPLFILVGEVMSHGGIANRLVRFASALVGFMAGGLGQIAVVTSMFFGGISGSAVADASAIGGMLIKPMKDHGYSGAAATAIVVAASVVGIIVPPSIPMILFGVVTNTSISKLFLAGIVPGLLITAGLMATTYLTSRKSGRAQAFSVREVIDSFFGALPALMLPLIIVGGILGGIFTPTESSAIALLYAIVLSMFVYRSLTPLKFFKLCMQTGELTGMVLLLLAFANVLAWLLTANMVPQEIVTALTSLTDQRLPMLAIIMVVLLLVGFFMDLTPAMVILAPLMTPVVTKLGIDPVYFGVLMSFALGIGLITPPVGTVLYVGCGVGGVSMEKLSRSLLPYYGVLFALLFLFILFPGLVLWYQ; encoded by the coding sequence ATGCTGATGCTGGGTATGTTGTTCGGGCTGCTAGCCCTGCTGGCCATCGGCGTTCCGGTTGCCATCGGCCTGGCGAGCGTGAGCATTTATCTGATGTTTCACTACGGCTATGCCTTGTCGCCCATCATCCAGCAATCGGTCAACGGACTGGATTCTTTTCCCCTGCTGGCGATCCCGCTGTTCATTCTGGTCGGCGAGGTGATGAGCCATGGCGGCATCGCCAACCGTCTGGTGCGTTTCGCCAGTGCGCTGGTGGGGTTCATGGCCGGCGGGCTCGGCCAGATCGCCGTGGTGACTTCGATGTTTTTCGGCGGCATCAGCGGTTCGGCCGTAGCCGACGCCTCGGCGATCGGCGGCATGCTGATCAAGCCGATGAAAGATCATGGCTATTCCGGCGCAGCCGCCACCGCGATCGTGGTCGCGGCGTCGGTGGTGGGTATCATCGTGCCGCCGTCGATCCCGATGATCCTGTTCGGCGTGGTTACTAATACGTCGATATCCAAACTGTTTCTCGCGGGCATCGTGCCGGGCCTGTTGATCACCGCCGGCCTGATGGCCACAACCTACCTGACTTCTCGCAAGAGCGGCCGCGCCCAGGCGTTTTCGGTACGCGAGGTCATCGACTCGTTCTTCGGCGCTCTGCCCGCACTGATGCTGCCGCTGATTATCGTCGGCGGTATTCTCGGCGGTATCTTCACGCCGACCGAAAGCTCGGCCATCGCGCTGCTGTATGCCATCGTCCTCTCGATGTTTGTCTATCGCAGCCTGACGCCGCTGAAGTTCTTCAAACTCTGCATGCAGACCGGCGAGCTCACCGGCATGGTGTTGCTACTGCTGGCCTTCGCCAACGTGCTCGCCTGGCTGCTCACGGCCAACATGGTGCCGCAGGAAATCGTGACCGCGTTGACCAGCCTCACCGACCAACGTCTGCCGATGCTGGCGATCATCATGGTGGTGCTGTTGCTGGTTGGTTTCTTCATGGACCTGACGCCGGCCATGGTCATCCTCGCGCCGTTGATGACGCCGGTGGTGACCAAGCTCGGCATCGACCCGGTTTATTTCGGCGTGCTGATGTCGTTCGCACTCGGCATCGGCCTGATCACCCCGCCCGTGGGCACCGTGCTCTATGTCGGTTGTGGCGTGGGTGGCGTCAGCATGGAGAAACTCTCACGCAGCCTGCTGCCCTACTACGGCGTGCTGTTTGCACTGCTGTTCCTGTTCATTCTCTTCCCCGGACTTGTGCTGTGGTACCAGTAA
- a CDS encoding DMT family transporter, producing MKWNHSIRELAPISVVVLLFAGNILVGKAAVPAIPPFTLALLRSIIAFAASLVCFGGPAWRSVNLFRQHKGRLFIIGASGIGLFNALLYAALHTASTTSIAVLEASIPIFTAIAAWLRLQERLGYLGWAGVFVSVVGAIIVVTNGAPMAFLRTVSPGVFVMLLAIGAWIVYAMAATHGLSGLPPLAAMVPLSAAAVVALLPLALIEQLVLGGSGSLSPAAVGSALYLGLGPSFVAFILYNRALRTIGPTAAALSLNALPIAVLAFGYLFLHESISLPQILGTMTVLAGVSAVIRARACCRFVRAPRWRPQIVSGKARVAASWRATTQARNAAGRDLRPNPSGQALFCGNSAL from the coding sequence ATGAAATGGAACCATTCGATACGCGAACTGGCACCGATCAGTGTCGTCGTGCTGTTGTTTGCCGGCAATATTCTGGTCGGCAAGGCGGCGGTGCCGGCAATACCGCCGTTTACCCTCGCGCTGTTGCGTTCGATCATCGCTTTTGCGGCATCGCTGGTGTGCTTTGGCGGTCCGGCCTGGCGCTCGGTTAACCTATTTCGACAGCACAAAGGCCGTCTGTTTATCATCGGCGCCTCCGGCATCGGGCTTTTTAATGCGTTGCTTTATGCGGCCCTGCATACCGCCAGCACGACCTCGATCGCCGTGCTCGAGGCATCGATCCCGATCTTCACCGCAATCGCCGCATGGCTGCGGCTTCAGGAGCGTCTGGGTTATCTGGGCTGGGCCGGCGTGTTTGTATCGGTCGTTGGCGCAATCATCGTGGTTACAAACGGTGCGCCGATGGCCTTTTTGCGAACGGTGTCTCCGGGTGTATTCGTCATGCTGCTCGCAATCGGCGCCTGGATCGTCTACGCGATGGCTGCGACTCACGGCCTGTCGGGACTACCGCCGCTGGCCGCCATGGTTCCGTTATCTGCGGCTGCTGTGGTTGCATTGCTCCCGCTTGCGCTCATCGAACAGCTCGTTCTCGGAGGCTCAGGATCCCTATCACCAGCCGCTGTCGGGTCGGCACTTTATCTCGGCCTCGGCCCCTCGTTCGTCGCGTTTATCCTCTATAACCGTGCGCTCAGAACAATCGGCCCGACAGCAGCCGCCTTGAGTTTGAACGCGCTGCCGATTGCGGTGTTGGCATTCGGTTATTTATTCCTCCACGAAAGCATTTCGCTGCCGCAGATCCTCGGGACGATGACCGTCCTGGCCGGCGTCTCGGCAGTGATTCGGGCTAGGGCCTGTTGCCGCTTCGTGCGAGCGCCGCGTTGGAGACCGCAAATCGTGTCCGGCAAGGCGCGAGTCGCCGCGTCGTGGCGTGCCACGACCCAGGCTCGCAACGCCGCCGGGCGCGATTTGCGGCCCAACCCTTCGGGACAAGCGCTGTTTTGCGGCAATTCAGCGTTGTAG
- a CDS encoding methyl-accepting chemotaxis protein produces the protein MLNPRKSVRAKLAIGFGMALVFIVLLSALSVWSIRRAADNTAAIYNQNLSGIETISSLNRQVNNLRSQVSTLLTSQPDALAMKRMADHIGTIQKQVDKDWKAYDPALITSPKERKLADQAQKNLKTIEASLGDFVSSLKQADMMGATSIYGISLHKPIDTLAQQLHQLWKTQRSAAANAYADTQASAHQSQITIIAAGAAVFVLALLVMLWLMAGIMRPLAAARGFVAAITEGRLHDRVDNPYRDEFGGMIDGIESMRARLYDVVSDVDNRADSVTAGANEIAAGNDELSNRTQEQAASLQQTAASMEQMTSTVKQNADNAAQANQVAQSVRTQASEGSEVASRAVASMQAIEQSSSQINEIVGLIDEIAFQTNLLALNASVEAARAGEQGRGFAVVATEVRSLASRSASAADDIKKLVADSASKVADGAEQVTRSGKMLDEIVVSVHKVSDLVSEIAAASQEQSSGVEQVNLAVSQMDGATQQNAALVEQSAAAGRSLEEQARALKERVAFFELYPRALDEHEHSDSPRPKDTREDSAPMPAADALPAHHGAAA, from the coding sequence ATGTTGAATCCGAGAAAAAGTGTGCGGGCAAAACTCGCGATCGGCTTTGGGATGGCGCTGGTCTTCATCGTACTGCTCAGCGCGCTTTCGGTCTGGTCGATTCGTCGTGCCGCGGATAACACGGCCGCGATCTACAACCAGAATCTCTCCGGCATCGAGACGATTTCCAGCCTCAATCGGCAGGTCAACAATCTGCGCTCACAGGTCAGCACACTGCTGACCTCGCAACCCGACGCCCTGGCCATGAAACGCATGGCGGACCACATCGGCACGATTCAAAAGCAAGTGGATAAGGACTGGAAAGCCTACGACCCCGCCTTGATCACGAGCCCGAAGGAGCGAAAGCTGGCCGACCAGGCCCAGAAGAACCTCAAGACAATCGAGGCCTCGCTTGGCGATTTCGTGTCCAGTCTCAAGCAAGCCGACATGATGGGGGCCACCAGCATCTACGGTATATCGCTGCACAAGCCTATCGACACGCTGGCCCAGCAACTGCACCAGCTCTGGAAAACACAGCGTAGCGCCGCTGCCAATGCCTACGCGGACACCCAGGCTTCGGCGCACCAGTCCCAGATCACCATCATCGCCGCCGGGGCCGCCGTGTTCGTACTGGCGTTGCTCGTGATGTTGTGGCTGATGGCCGGCATCATGCGCCCGCTGGCCGCGGCCCGCGGGTTCGTCGCCGCGATCACGGAGGGCCGGCTGCATGATCGCGTCGACAACCCCTATCGCGACGAATTCGGCGGCATGATCGACGGCATCGAATCGATGCGCGCCCGTCTGTATGACGTGGTCAGCGATGTCGACAACCGGGCCGATTCAGTCACCGCCGGCGCCAATGAAATCGCGGCCGGCAACGACGAGCTCAGCAATCGCACCCAGGAACAGGCCGCGAGCCTGCAACAGACCGCGGCCTCGATGGAGCAGATGACCTCCACGGTCAAGCAGAACGCCGACAATGCGGCGCAGGCCAATCAGGTGGCCCAGAGCGTACGGACCCAGGCCAGCGAGGGCAGCGAAGTGGCCTCGCGTGCCGTGGCCTCGATGCAGGCGATCGAACAATCCAGCAGCCAGATCAACGAAATAGTCGGCCTGATCGACGAAATCGCCTTCCAGACCAACCTGCTGGCTCTCAACGCGTCGGTGGAAGCCGCCCGGGCCGGCGAGCAGGGGCGCGGCTTCGCAGTGGTCGCCACCGAGGTCCGCAGCCTGGCCAGCCGCAGCGCCTCGGCGGCCGACGATATCAAGAAGCTCGTGGCCGACAGTGCCAGCAAGGTCGCCGACGGCGCCGAACAGGTCACACGCTCCGGCAAAATGCTGGATGAAATCGTGGTGAGCGTACACAAGGTCAGCGATCTCGTCTCCGAGATCGCCGCGGCCAGCCAGGAGCAGTCCTCCGGCGTCGAGCAGGTGAATCTGGCGGTTTCGCAAATGGACGGCGCCACGCAGCAGAACGCGGCCCTGGTGGAACAATCCGCGGCCGCCGGCCGCTCGCTCGAAGAACAGGCGCGTGCACTCAAGGAACGCGTGGCGTTCTTCGAACTGTATCCGCGCGCGCTCGACGAACACGAGCACAGCGACAGTCCGAGACCGAAAGATACGCGCGAAGACAGCGCGCCCATGCCCGCAGCGGACGCCCTGCCCGCACACCACGGCGCGGCGGCATAG
- a CDS encoding TRAP transporter small permease codes for MIEQFVCIFESGIGYLRTGLAIVVGCLVLAVFFCVSANVFGRYVLNSSYDWAAEMSRFFFIWAVLLGAGVACLRRQNIAVAILKDAVPGGVAAVFELIKIAIVYMICVIIVFAYLQLISGYVSSTPLLGIPMTYLYIAMVVFAAFMFLANTADLLRLLARATRSA; via the coding sequence ATGATTGAACAGTTCGTATGTATTTTCGAAAGCGGGATCGGCTATCTGCGGACAGGGTTGGCCATTGTGGTCGGCTGTCTGGTTCTTGCCGTGTTTTTCTGCGTATCGGCCAATGTCTTTGGACGCTATGTGCTCAACAGCTCCTACGACTGGGCGGCCGAGATGTCGCGCTTTTTCTTCATCTGGGCGGTACTGCTGGGCGCCGGCGTCGCCTGTCTGCGTCGCCAGAATATTGCCGTGGCCATTCTCAAGGACGCCGTGCCGGGCGGAGTGGCGGCGGTGTTCGAGCTCATCAAGATCGCGATCGTATACATGATCTGCGTGATCATCGTCTTCGCCTATCTGCAATTGATATCCGGCTATGTGAGTTCAACGCCGTTGCTGGGTATCCCCATGACTTATCTGTACATTGCGATGGTGGTGTTTGCGGCCTTTATGTTCCTCGCCAACACCGCCGACCTGCTGCGCCTGCTGGCGCGCGCGACGCGGAGCGCCTGA
- a CDS encoding PEP-CTERM sorting domain-containing protein, protein MSPMVAAVICTAAGLALESPAVLAASFTIDPGQTLTSPQTLTGGQSGTIKAGGSLVIPSSSDRVGITVSGNTTLDNAGTIDQQGSGRAIRNDNSNLTLTVVNEAGALLQSKDADAIQLHKGNNVTFKNYGTVNSKNISQGGAQAIDFNHITKGSNTVDNYAGGVITAFDADGIRPGVDGVVNNEGTIKSKNPLNSTDGTDGVDAQDNSGVTVVNHPDATAATSLIEGARHGITGGNTDTSTNGDFVMHVTNNAGGTIQGDDGSGVNIDGFNANEKVTVVNHGLISGDGVNRDGDGVDVDGLVDINNTGTIQSLNAAAGETSEGVTVGGGKIVNSGTIVGKNSADPSRGITLAGLDKSPDTGKPIPIQGIFADSSVTNSGLIQGQTGAGIAVTGAANKHTVTIDNLAGGTIEGGGSEAAIFTGGNNATVTNSGTIVADGSGKAVDLGSGDSTLGIVGGRAHVQGDISGGSGNSTLTITPGAGQRFAYAGNATHFQQLNVGAGTTVLNGNNTNIGRTQVRSGELIVGNHAGNGAKLAGNVTINDGATLAGHGSVGATTVARGGILMPGNGNGDVGTLGVQGPLALNGSLYLDIFGNQSSDQVNVDGIADFGSGSMLGLNLLANNNLQVGDTLDVMLAQSFENLSNLGLQGLDFGSGWQFDIADVGLANSQDRALRLTVASVGGAQPVPEPSGLGLLAAGLALIGVFKWRLPRRGRPALG, encoded by the coding sequence ATGTCTCCGATGGTGGCGGCCGTGATCTGTACCGCCGCCGGCCTCGCGCTGGAAAGCCCCGCCGTGCTGGCCGCTTCATTCACCATCGATCCGGGCCAGACGCTGACGAGCCCACAGACGCTGACCGGCGGCCAGAGCGGCACGATCAAGGCGGGTGGCAGCCTCGTCATTCCGTCCAGCAGTGACAGAGTCGGAATCACGGTATCCGGCAACACCACGCTCGACAACGCCGGCACGATCGATCAACAAGGCAGCGGGCGCGCTATTCGCAATGACAACAGCAATCTCACGCTGACCGTCGTCAATGAAGCTGGGGCCCTGCTGCAAAGCAAGGACGCCGATGCAATCCAGTTGCACAAGGGCAACAACGTCACCTTCAAGAACTACGGCACGGTCAATTCGAAGAACATTTCCCAGGGCGGCGCACAGGCGATCGACTTCAATCACATCACCAAGGGGAGCAACACCGTCGATAACTATGCCGGCGGCGTGATCACCGCTTTCGATGCCGATGGCATACGCCCGGGCGTGGATGGCGTGGTGAACAATGAAGGGACCATCAAGTCCAAGAATCCCTTGAATAGCACGGACGGCACCGATGGCGTCGATGCCCAGGACAACAGCGGCGTGACCGTGGTCAATCACCCGGATGCCACGGCCGCGACCAGCCTGATCGAGGGTGCGCGACACGGCATCACCGGCGGCAATACGGATACGTCGACCAACGGCGACTTCGTCATGCACGTCACCAATAACGCCGGCGGCACGATCCAGGGTGACGACGGCTCCGGCGTCAATATCGATGGTTTCAACGCGAATGAAAAGGTGACGGTGGTCAACCACGGCCTGATCAGCGGCGACGGCGTTAATCGCGATGGCGACGGGGTCGATGTCGACGGGCTGGTCGATATCAACAATACCGGCACCATTCAGTCGCTCAATGCCGCCGCCGGCGAGACCAGCGAGGGCGTCACGGTCGGCGGCGGCAAGATCGTCAACAGCGGCACGATCGTGGGCAAGAACAGCGCGGACCCTAGCCGCGGCATTACGCTCGCCGGCCTCGACAAGAGCCCTGATACCGGCAAACCGATTCCGATTCAAGGCATCTTTGCCGATTCATCGGTGACCAACAGCGGCCTGATTCAGGGGCAGACCGGGGCCGGCATCGCGGTCACAGGCGCGGCCAACAAGCATACGGTGACCATCGACAATCTCGCTGGCGGCACCATCGAGGGCGGCGGCAGCGAGGCGGCCATCTTCACCGGCGGCAACAATGCCACGGTGACCAATAGCGGCACGATCGTGGCCGATGGCAGCGGCAAGGCCGTCGATCTCGGCAGCGGCGACTCGACCCTCGGTATCGTCGGTGGCCGGGCCCATGTTCAGGGCGACATCTCGGGGGGTAGCGGCAACAGCACGCTGACCATCACCCCGGGCGCCGGCCAGCGGTTCGCCTACGCGGGCAATGCCACCCACTTCCAGCAACTCAATGTCGGCGCCGGCACCACGGTGCTCAACGGCAACAACACGAATATCGGCCGCACCCAAGTGCGCAGCGGTGAGCTGATCGTGGGCAATCACGCCGGCAACGGGGCCAAACTGGCCGGCAATGTCACTATCAACGATGGCGCCACGCTGGCTGGCCACGGCTCGGTCGGCGCCACCACAGTTGCCAGGGGCGGCATATTGATGCCGGGCAACGGCAATGGCGATGTCGGCACTCTCGGTGTGCAGGGGCCGTTGGCTCTGAACGGTTCGCTGTACCTGGATATCTTCGGCAACCAGTCGTCGGACCAGGTCAATGTGGACGGCATCGCCGACTTTGGCAGCGGCAGCATGCTGGGCCTGAACCTGCTGGCCAACAACAACCTGCAAGTCGGGGATACGCTCGACGTGATGCTGGCCCAAAGTTTCGAGAATCTCTCGAACCTGGGGCTGCAGGGGCTTGATTTCGGCTCCGGCTGGCAATTCGACATCGCGGACGTCGGTTTGGCTAACAGCCAGGATCGAGCCCTGCGCCTGACCGTCGCATCGGTCGGCGGCGCACAGCCGGTGCCCGAGCCGAGCGGCCTCGGCCTACTGGCCGCCGGCCTCGCGTTGATCGGGGTCTTCAAATGGCGCCTGCCGCGTCGCGGACGCCCCGCGCTGGGCTGA